Part of the Chelmon rostratus isolate fCheRos1 chromosome 10, fCheRos1.pri, whole genome shotgun sequence genome is shown below.
TAAAGACATCAGTGACTTCGCCATACTGCATGAAGTATTGCCTCAGCTCATCAGTTGTCATGTCCTCTGTGCAGCGGCCAACAAAGATTTTACGGCTCCGCATGGGCTCATCAGGACACGCCTGAGAGGACAAAGAGGCACAGCAATAAATGAAGCGGTCTACATGATGTTGTAAGTAATGTTTCTGACTATTTCAGCACTAGCTCTCCAACATTTAACGAACATTTGTGACATACACcaagtttgtttctttttcaacaacaaatttaattaaatattactGTTTTAGACTAAACAAATGATCTAACAGTACAAGTCCAAATGACCACTAGCATCTTATTAACTGATCCTCCccaaaaacaatttgaataCACTTATATCATGAAGATCTCAACTATACTCTGAACTAAAAAAATGGTGCTCAAAATACCTTTGAGTTGGGAAGTTTGCAGTCACACCATCGTCCATCAATCATGTGTCTCTGAGCAATCACTTTGGTTTGTGTTTCATAGTCAGTGAACCGGACAAACCCAAACCCTTTTGAGTTGCCAGTTTTTGCATCTCTCTTGACCTGAAGTAAACATATATGAAATGCAAGCTTTATTATCAATTTTAACTAAACCAGAAACACACCCTTATTACACTCTCAGCCTAACAAAGAAATGTTGACAAAAATACTCAGACAAGATGTCATTACCTGCACCATGATGACTTCCCCAAAGGTCGCGAAATAATCTTTCAGGtcttgttctgttgttttccacGGTAGCCCGAGGACAATGAGATCTGATGTCTTCTGAAAGcccctttttattttcacagctgAGGCAGCGTCTATTTCATCCATCTTCCTTTTGTTGTCTGTGAAGAATAAATAGAGATGAGTAACATTAGGAGAAAGAGCCAATCACATGTAAATACAAATCTCATTGAAATGAGGTGAAAGGTCAAACAGGGACCCTCTAAACTTTTTACTGTCTGGTGGTTGACCACGATACAACACATGGCCAAACGTATGTGACCACTTCAACATGTGATGTTGTTGTACAATCTCAACAATGGCTCCCACTCATCTGTAAAGGCTTTCAACAAGATCTTTGGACCTGgatgcagggatttgctcccatcCAGCCACATGAGTgttaaaaaaaggcaagaaCTGATGTTGGGTGAACCTTGTGTTAAAGGGGTTGAGTGTCAGGGTCTTTGGCAGGCGAGTCGAGATCATCCACACCATcatcaaaaacatttcctgGCTTTGAGCATGGGGGCACTGACATTAAAACAGGAGCTGGTCTTACATTTTACCACAAAGACAGACGCACACTACTGTTGACAGAGTCACATCATGGAGCATTATCACTTCTCTTCAATGGGATTAAGGGGCCAAACTCTGTTGCCTACTTGTTAGATATAGCCAGTAAAATGAAACAGGCACTGATTCACTTAAGAGGCAGCggtttgtgttgttgctgaaatgtattttgagAGGTGTTCCCAATATTTGTCCACGCCACTCATAACAGTGAGGTCAGACTTACACATTAcaaactggcagctgagtgtgtgtgaccagAGGTGACCACATAACCTTTGTCCTGTAAGATATAGTGAAGATGGGGTTAACGCAAATCATCTCCACCAACACAGTCTCACCTTTGGGGTAATTGACGACATACACCAAGTTTCCCCAGTCGTTCTCAGGCGCATGCAGGACACCCTCCACAAGCCGGACTCCCCTCATGCACTGGGACTCTGGGTTCCTGTACCGCAGCCCGCATGCCCCTGGAAACTGTGCTGCTACTGATGATAGCAAAACGGTACCGTCATCCTCTGAGGGGATCTCCATGGGCTCCTCATTTTCATCCTCAGCCACACGAATGTACAACTCTGACATGGTTTTTGAATGGCTCTGCGCTGGTCCGAGTGGAATCAGCTGATGGAGCTCAAGGTATTAACTTAGTAAACACCGGAATGATGCACACGAGTTTGTAGCGTCGACCCTCGTTGAAGTTTACTTCTGTTAGCTGGGTGACGCAACTGCAACGCAAGGGCAGTGAAACGCAGACAGACAAACCGTGTGAAACGCTATCACTCACTCCTCGACTCTGTAACAGTTAATAACTTGCGGTCatgtatattgtttttgttcttctctgcTAAGAGCACGCGTGAACaagttagccagctagctaacaagctagcaaACTCAAGACagcttgaaaaatgaatgacCATCCAGTGTGGCGCGGGgtttactgtcaacaaatacCCGAGTCCTCCTCTCGTCTGCGAACGTGTGGCTGGAGACTGTACGCAAATAATAACATCGACAGATGAGCTTACTCGGTGAGATTTTAGACGAAATGCTCCGACTACAGTGAATATTTGCAGTGTTAACGTTACACGGCTAACCTCTCTAACCTCAAGCTAGCTAACAAAATGGCTGCGTCTCTTGTAGAGATGACATCATGCAGCTGGGAGGGCACACTGTTAATCTTTGTAGGGATGCCaaaagttaaaattaaaaacatttgcttAACACCTAGACACGAGATCACCAGCTGTCTTTTAACGTGTATAAAATTGTCTTAAAAGTAATGCGATTAACTATATTAATCGTGTCGTACTTTATAACGTGTAATGGGCAGTTAAAAGCTCGCGTGTCACCCTTTGAAGTCTAACCATAACGATTCACCTGAAAAGCCCAAACAAAAGTTGCGCACTGAGAAATTCTATTGAAGGATATAATGTGTGTATCATGGGAATAATAGATTTTTCCGTTTAGGCCTACATGAgtttaatctgtgtttttgcctttttgatTTTCAGGAAACTGACAAAAACGCAATTCCGATTAGATTTGATTGTGATAGTATCTAACGGTCTTAAAATGATCTTTATCATGAAGTCAGAATGTAACACCCAACCGACCACCAGTGTTACAGCCATTACAGACTTATTCAATGCAGCCAAAGATTATTCAATCCCACAACACTGTttaattctgcattttaataGTGACTTTCAACTTGTATCCATATGAAGTTTACTGCTTTTATCAGATAACTGACTCATAAACTACATTATTCCAGAGTGGtaggtttgttttttgaaaCCCAGCTGTATATCAAATTTTGGGGGCCATCCCAAAGTTTCCAACATGGATGTCACAGTGAATCTGGGGAGATGTGTATCAACTGATTTAAGAAAtcttatatttattatttagatttGATGAATTGGTGCTGTTATAAAATAAGCACTGTTGACACTTTAATTTGAAAGTTTCGCTCATTGTAAACAACACATAGTTTCAGTGAAGAGCTGCAACAGGGTGACAATATATGCGATACTGTGGCACAAGATTATATCAAAGCTACTTAAGATGAAATAAAAGGGGAAAACTGGATGTTAAGCGGGTAATTCAAAGTAGAGCATCATCacagtttttttaatgacagaaaCTTTGACAAATCAGATTCTACAACTGCcttaaaagctgcttttcagacATGCTGGAGACAGTGATCATtctttgtgacttttttttatcacctTCTTTTAACAtgtcaaagcaaacacacctgttcccccccctccccaggGCCATCAGCCCACTCACCTACAAATACGCTGGTTTCACACTGCCCACTGACTGCTTTTGTCAGTGGAAGCAGCATGAATCAGATAAAATTTGGCATCCTGCTTAGAGCTATGTAAGTAGTATAATGGTGTACAAAAATGGACGATTCACTAACTTCAGAATGTAATCTGAATTCTTCTTCTCCGCAGTgttctgcagtgtttcattgtGAAGAATGTGTTTTCCATCCAGAAAAGAGAATGGATTGACACCCAAACAGCTAAATTAACAGGTAAACCTTCAGTCTGTGATGACATGCAGTTGTTCCGGGCGCTTTCTCAAGATATGTTAGAACATGTACTTGTATTTTCAGAAGGGGatgtgtcatgtttttctgAAAACATGGAGATGTGGATCCACAGTGCACGAATTGAAGGGTTGGGAGTCTGGCTGTCTGCGGCCTTACAGATCCAAGGTAAGTATTTCTGACACAAAAGAGGAACACTGTATTGAGATGAAATATGCCATATGTGCCTTCTGAATCACTTTTTGCTTTCCACAAGTCAACCTTGCATCTCTGGATCAACTAAACCTCCAGCTGTCTGCCTGTGGATTTTCTCTGCACAAAGACCCTGAGGAGAACTTTATTTTCAGAGTCAGTTACACTGGATGTTTTGTGCAGCAACAGGTATGTCACTCTTTGCAGGATTATTCAATCCATTTTCATAAACCTCTGCAGCTGGGTGTGATGCTGATAATTCTCTGGTTGTATGATGATTGTTCAGCATGGCTACCATGTCCTGACTCTGAACTTGGCGAAGAGGATAAACCGATTCGGAGGCAGACCTCACAGTTTCATGATGAAGTGTCCCGTGGTTCCTGTGCTGCCCAGCAGAGAGCAAATCCAGTGTGACCCGGAGTTTATCCAGGTAACTGCTGGCTGTACTGTAGCCAAACTTTTTTCTGCTTGAACCGAGCACTTTACTGTCATTCTGATATGATTTTTATACGTCTGTAGGTGACACGGCGAGTTCCCTTCGACAGCTGGGATAATGAGGTATTAATAGCAATTAGTCCCATGATGAAATCAGCTTTTGAAATTATGAttgcacagtgaaaataaagataaagaaaacaggcagagaggacccatctgactgtgtttgtgtgtttggttctGCATTACAGTTGCActggtctctgtctctgagcAATCACCTCATTGTAGCTCTGGAGGATGCCAGCCTGATCCAAATGAACACCAACATGAGTGGACCAGACATAACAGTtcaaggcaggaggagggaggtctTGAGCCCAGTCAAAGTAAGAAACCTCACACGGCATACTGCCACCCAGTGACTGCTGGCAGCATTACAGCTgaaattcattaatttattttggaCTGTCTTTGGTCATCGCAGGTAATGGAAAATGAAGGGGAATTCTTGGCCTTGAAGCTAGTCAGTGGTCAGTATGCATACAGTATGGAAGCCACATGTCCAAAAGGTGGGTAGCAAGCAGTGAGAGAGATTCCGTAGACTTATTAGAAGTTATTTTCCTTTGCCACAACCCAAGTTTGAACATGTTTATCTCAGTCAatagtggaagaagtacttaCTCAAAGTACTGATACAATAATGTCAAAATACTTTATTACAAGTAAAAACTCATGCAAACTCTTATATGAATGGGCTTATACTTCATAATACAGGAGTATtaacagtaaaatgtatttgaaatatctaaagtaaaagtacctctAGCCTCTGTCAGTCATATTACATGATTAGATTAATACTGAGGCAttcatttgaaagcagcattttactgttgcagcagATCAGGGTGGAGcaagtttttacttttttactttatcTACACTCCAGTAGTTTAATGCAGACGTTCCCAATCTTGTTTCCAGGCCCCTTCCAAAAAGGTCACAATATAAATCTGAGGGGGTCATGAGCTTATAAATGAGGctttgaaagaggaaaaaacaaagctctgctTCAAAAATTTGCATTCACTTTTTGGACTTTTGAAATGTTGCACGATTTTATGTCTTTGCTCCTTAAAGagatatttaaatgaaaccatctgagaagtttACAGAGACCCCAAGCAGCTCTTCTgtaaggggtcacaagccaaaaactgTGTTTCATAAGTTTATCACATGTTTGTTATGTAAACTCTTAATCTGAAAACTACATCTGTCCCAGTGACACATTTTATCCCTGATGTATATTTCAGTGGCCACGTCCACAGCAGGGGAGACGgtgctgcacattttcaaacGACGCATGGGTTTGACCAAACGAGGCAGCCATGACAACGAAGCGCTCACAGTCAGTAATGTGTCGGTGCACCAGACAGATAATTTCACCGTGCATGAGACGAGTGGCTTTGTGGAGCTGATCATCCCGACAGCCCAAATACTCCAGACCAAGgttagagctgaaacaacagGTGGTGCATCTTGTGTAATGCAGTTTGGCCAGTTTCTGacatttgttaaaatgtaaataccGTGCGTGTTTTCCCATAAGGATTCATTACAGTGTAAAACATCTAAACCAGGTTTGTTTTACAGACCTGCACAGACCGCAAACAACTCCTGCAGCCGTTCTACAGGGTGGACGCTGTGCTCACCTTCAGAGAGACAAATCACAAAATGCACTGGACCATGGAGAACACACTGCCATGCACAGGTGAGTGTGCTGCTGATGAACACAGTAAAACTAAAGTGGTGATTAATTATTGGATGATATTTTGACCACTAGCCATTGAAAGGCTTTTACTGTAGTTACACCAGGCACttacttttgtttgttgctCAGTCAACCAATCATCTAACTTTATATGGCACCTTCCATACAATTTAAAGTCACATAGAAGTTCAAACAAAAGTCcctggcagaaaaaaaactgaataagatttttttaaacatcaaaaaagcagagaaaaatttaactttgaaaaaatacaatgacacatttgcatatactgaatgtataaaatataaaaatcattCATAAGTAGTGCACTTATAAAAGATTAATAGCTAGaatagaggaggaggtgacTAAATCTTAATGATATGAAGAtgttcatatatgtgtgtatgaacTATGACTTTATCAACATCTATCCAAATTACTTTATTGGTGTTATCAAATTAAGCTGTATTATCTCATAGTGATTGTTTTGCTATCCACCTTTTAACAAAATGACCTAAAACATATCTTCATTTGCAATCTCATTTCCAACTACCCCATTATAGAGATTCTGCTTACGATTACAATTCTTACAgccacaataaataaaaaaaatagcatttcgAATTCCGAAATAGAAAATGTAGGTAGCTTGTAGCTTTTGGATGTTAACTTATTTCACCCTTACTAAGACCATGCAATCATACCTCCATAGTCAGGCCTGCAGGACCACACATCACATCCTCTCCTGGTCCAAACAACTCAGCAAGGTCCACACTCAACGTCAGACATGAGAATTTCACTAAAGGACAGCCATCGCTGGAGCGCTCCACAGAACCTGCAGGGAAATTCAACGACATAACTCCTTTCAAAGAGGTGACTGCAGAGTTTTCCACGACCCAGTCACCCCACACAGAGATGGAGGCCCGCAGTTTCAATCGCCACACTGATGAGACGCCTAAGAGCCAAAGTGGAAATTTGTCGTCCGGGTTTGACGGCGACACTGTTGCTTTTATTAATGCAACTGAAACGAGCTTTTTggattttcaaaatgaaagcacaaaTTCCTCTGCAGAGCCAGCATTCCTTGAGTCGTCAGCCAGAGCTGAACCACCAGAAACATCTTTCCTCACAACTGATCCACCTGAGCAAGAATACTGACAACTCAACACAACCAGTGGGAATAAAgaccagcagaaacacagaagactGAAGTGGGTTTGGGGGGACTAGAAAGCAGACAAAATTGTCATGtcattttcttacttttgtgttttctaaGTCACACTAGACTTCAAATGCAGCTTCAGTGTAGCGACGCTGCTGCTTTTAAGGCCTTTTGATTCgcttattttgttttaattctcaTTGGTGTCACGTGTTTCATCTCCGTCTGTTCGCAGTCTTTATAGGTGATGCTATGGTCAGTCAGCGCTGTGAAGGTTGATTATACAAGCAGAAATACAGCCAGACCTCTGCCAGCCGCTGCCTGAGGGTAGACATTATCCAGACACAGACAAGGCAGGCGTTAAATAAACATGTCTCTACCCGAGCAGCACAACAGGCTGATGTAGAGAAGACCCTGCAGTTGTTTCAGCTGATGCCACCTTCCAGAGAGGCCTCGTGTCATAGAAACTCACAATGGACTTGATTTCAATGACTGTCTGCTTGTCAATGATGAATTTCACACTTCTAGAAGTTTTATGTTTGTTAGGATGAGATTGGTGCTttccagattttattttcttgtttaaaaaaaaccaaac
Proteins encoded:
- the tardbpa gene encoding TAR DNA binding protein, like isoform X2 — encoded protein: MSELYIRVAEDENEEPMEIPSEDDGTVLLSSVAAQFPGACGLRYRNPESQCMRGVRLVEGVLHAPENDWGNLVYVVNYPKDNKRKMDEIDAASAVKIKRGFQKTSDLIVLGLPWKTTEQDLKDYFATFGEVIMVQVKRDAKTGNSKGFGFVRFTDYETQTKVIAQRHMIDGRWCDCKLPNSKACPDEPMRSRKIFVGRCTEDMTTDELRQYFMQYGEVTDVFIPKPFRAFAFVTFADDQVAQALCGEDLIIKGVSVHISNAEPKHNNIHQLFPNFLGGSSSLAAMFDRSQYQFPSSHV
- the tardbpa gene encoding TAR DNA binding protein, like isoform X1, translated to MSELYIRVAEDENEEPMEIPSEDDGTVLLSSVAAQFPGACGLRYRNPESQCMRGVRLVEGVLHAPENDWGNLVYVVNYPKDNKRKMDEIDAASAVKIKRGFQKTSDLIVLGLPWKTTEQDLKDYFATFGEVIMVQVKRDAKTGNSKGFGFVRFTDYETQTKVIAQRHMIDGRWCDCKLPNSKACPDEPMRSRKIFVGRCTEDMTTDELRQYFMQYGEVTDVFIPKPFRAFAFVTFADDQVAQALCGEDLIIKGVSVHISNAEPKHNNSRQMMDRGRFGAAGFSQGYGSNRGGLGSGSGGVNFGALGLNPAMVAAAQAALQSSWGMMGMLANQQGLTTTAGTATTTRDQTYSSASTSYSSPSSASLGWAAGTNTASSSGFSSGFGNSMESKSSSWGM